The Cryptococcus depauperatus CBS 7841 chromosome 3, complete sequence nucleotide sequence GGGCAGATGTATCCAGCTCCTCCTCGCCTGGCTGCAATCCTTTGCCTAGGAGCGCATCGAGAGAAAGTGTATCAGGGACAGAAACAGGGACGTCAAGTTTGGTGGGAAGCCAGTTGATGAGCTGAAACTTTTTCATGTGCAGCACTAAAAGATCGGGAAATGTTTTAAACTTGATTGATCTTTGACCTTGTTAGCAGATGTTGGATCGATTGAAGGCCTACCTGTAAGCAACAGTATTTTCGCCACAATGAGCACACGCATAGTCTGctatttcttcctcttcacaCAACTGTTGTAAAGAATCTTCCAGTTGCACCTCTTTGTACAACCTGGTTCCATTTTCATTTACGCCTTGTTCCATAGCATCGACCGGCAAACTGGCTAGATCAACTGACTCAACCTGGATACCTACTCGCTTACACTTGCCGCACTGCAACCTTTGCTCCATACCAAATTTGGTGATTACCGTGGGTTCTGTAGATTCATCTCGACCTTGACGCTTTGTTTCGTCCCGGAGACGAATCAACAGATGCTGTAAAAACTCTTCAGAGTCTTGCTGTCTCATGGAAGAGAACTCTTCGTGTCCTTGGCCGATAAGAGCTTTGAATTGACTAGGCTTGATTCCTTCTTGGAACTTGAGCGGTGCCTCTTGTTCACCATTGATTTGGGTAGCGGGAGGGCGTTGCTCGGCCACGCGCGAGTATCTTCCGGATAACAGGCCGTCACCGATCTTCAGCATTTGGCACTCTAAACAATTGGCTGGCAAGAGATTAGGGCAAGTTTGGAAGTGTGTGAACGCTTCTGGGGTTGTATACCTCCTGCGAAAGGCTGAGAGAGAGAATAACGTTTGGAGTATAGAGGCCAGGTAACAACTATTTCCAAGGTTCTTCATGCCAGTGAGGCCTCTGCCAAAGATTGGCAGAAGCTCTTTGCCATCGTCGCCAGTCattgaaaagtcaaattTAAGATTATGCTCAAGTTGCTATAACTGATTGTCAGCTTCCACTAGGACAAGCAGGTGTATCAACTTGCAAGCTCAGTCATCGATTTCTCAGTTTTGCTTTGACGTAACACTTCAATACCAAATGTAGACAAATGAGTTGCAAGCTCATGGTCAACCTTGGCATCGTCGCAAGCATAACAGTAGATATCTACGCTTTGTCAGCCATCATCGTATGAGATTTTGTGAGCTTACCTGCTGTTCCCTCAGGAGTGATAGTACCGAGCTTTACTCCGAGCATATGTCCAGTCTCCTGGAAATGCTTCAACGCATGTCCATTTCCACCCACCCCCCCAAACTGCTGTCGTCCACAATTGGCCAAACCACAAGTTAAACATAGCCATAGATTAGACGAGAGATTACAAGATGAACACTTGGTAGGCACTAAGGGCAGCTGGTTGGCGTCATTTCAATAGTGTATTGGCTTACCGGCACCGGATGCAATAACGGGTTCTTGTTGCAGCATTAATGTATGTTCACAAGCTATGATTTCCTCCTCCCACGCTTTTACCTCTgattgttgagaagatgacATATGACTCATGATCCCATCGACAACTTCTTGCACCTTGGGGCTATCAAGTGTGATCTCTTGACCTGTAGaattggaaaaggcaaagagacGAGTATGATAGTCCCATACTTCTTCGTCGCGCGGCACCGAGATGGCTAGTTTTTTCATAGGTGGCTCCTGAGAACTCTAGAAGAAATCAATTTAACCTTTATAAAGCAAACGGACAAGACTTGCGCGCTTTCCGgcttctttccttgtacGCTTGATGATGACACCCAAGGGGTGACTAGATTTTTCATAATGCAACTGGGCATGATGACGTCCATCACCAAAGCATCCTCCATTGAAGCAAGTAAAGCAGACCAATACGCCGTCTGGACTATCCTGTGGCCGTCAGTCATGGTTGCTAGAAACTCATTTACCTGTCCATCGAAACAAAGAGTGCATTCCTCGCTGAGGGAGGTCAACAAAGTACCAAAAACAATTGTTGTGCTCACCGATGAACATTTTCAGAAAGCTTTGGTGGTTGTATTGTAGCTAAAATATCTTCAAGATTCTTCATTTTTGCTGTTATGACTTGTATTTATATATTCAAGTTGAGATtttgtttggaaagagatgattcATCCCCATGGGGAAGTGAAAAACGCCACGTCACCACTTTCTGTTTCCGTTGTCATGTGCTTTATTATTACCTATTTAACTTCAAACTTGACAAGATATAATATATAACAATGAGTGAACACGTACAGGACTGTAAGTGAAAATATCTAAACAGCAGTAATGACTGATGGCGTCAAGCGTACTATGGAAACCCCTATCAccaacagcaacagcaacaacaacagcagcagcaacaggGGCATCAATACCAATCTTCAAATGAATACAATTCTCCCTATGACTATCAACGGCAACCACAACAGCAACCCGTTCAGTCACCTACGAGTCCACCCAACAGTCAGTATCGCAAAATTGTAGCTTGATAAGCGACTGATGTGATGACAAAGTCGATGTTACCCATTCACCTTTTATCAGGACAGACTCTTCTCAAGTTGTGAGCTTTACCGACATGGCACGCATGGCCGGCAGACCGCAGACTGTAAGCGCTAGCGAACCTATACAGCATCTGATTGAACGAGCGGCTAATACATCGGTCAGTTTGACGAAATGTATTCTGTCCCAGAATCGTTCcttgaaattgaaattCGAAATCCAATGACCCACGGTATGGGAAGAAAGATGTACACTGATTATGAAATTGTTTGTATGGTAAGTCCTGATTGGCATCTAGTAGACAATCATAGCTCATATAACTTGGCAGACCAATATTCCAGCATTCAAACTCCGACACTCTGTCGTGAGACGCCGTTATTCTGATTTCGAAGCTTTCAGAGATATCCTAGAGAGGGAAAGCACCCGGGTCAACATTCCTTCCTTACCTGGCAAAGTCAGTGTTTGGACCATGAGCTATTTGGACTTTCCGACTAATCGTGGGCATAGATATTCACCAATCGCTTCTCTGACGAAGTTATCGAGCAACGGCGTGAAGGGCTGCAGAGATTCCTAGAAATCGTAGCAGGACATCCTCTGTTACAGACAGGTAGCAAGGTGTTGTGTGCTTTCCTCCAGGGTATGTCTAACTCATCACGACCTGTCAAAAGCTCACCCCATACAGACCCCGCGTGGGATAGGTCTCAGTGGATCTAAGATGATGATCTCATTCGTGTGAATTATGCTCTCATTGTTGCTACCGTATAACTCATAATAATGCAAATTGAGTATTTTTTGCAATTGTGAAGCCTATTCATCCTATGCTCGTTCAATCTTGCTCTTCAGCTCACTAGCGGCAACAGCTACACCcccatcctcatcataATCATCCCACCTCTCTTCACCACCTTGCTCTTTCCTCAACTCATCCCAGTCGATTTCAAACATTGCCCCAGAGTCTTCACTTTCACACTGCCACTTTCCTGCAAAATGGAATTTAGTAA carries:
- a CDS encoding sorting nexin-3, yielding MSEHVQDSYYGNPYHQQQQQQQQQQQQGHQYQSSNEYNSPYDYQRQPQQQPVQSPTSPPNIDVTHSPFIRTDSSQVVSFTDMARMAGRPQTFDEMYSVPESFLEIEIRNPMTHGMGRKMYTDYEIVCMTNIPAFKLRHSVVRRRYSDFEAFRDILERESTRVNIPSLPGKIFTNRFSDEVIEQRREGLQRFLEIVAGHPLLQTGSKVLCAFLQDPAWDRSQWI